Within Paenibacillus sp. RUD330, the genomic segment GTTCAAGCTCCCGATGCGCGGGCAAGCAAGGGTAAAGATTCTATTGAGGCCGATGAAGCCTGCAGCTTGTCGATAGCGGATTCATCGCGGTTCAAGGGACAAAGCAAACCGAATAAAGGAATCGTCACTCTAGCCGTTATCGCAGCTGCAGCTCTGCCCTGGAAGTTCATGTACATGCCGGATCCGGGCAATCGTTCCCTCTTCCTTTGCTGCGGAACTGCCGCTGTCGCTGCTGGCGTTCTGATCTGGTTCTGGGGCAGGAACGGGGGCATAGGGGTCGAACGGGTGGAGGAAGGAGATGCGGAAGCGGAAGCCGGCCTGCTTTTCGTGCCGGATTCAGGGAGGCTGGGATCGGGCCGGCGCTGGCTGTCCCCTACGTCCGACAAGCCAACCGACAAGCCAACCGACAAGCCATTCGCAATTCCATCCGACAAGCCAATCGACCTTCCATCCAAGCCGAAATTCCTCGAGCAGGCTTTCGGCAACGGGCTTGGATCGACTTTTTCCGAACATGCCGTCCAAGCGGATAGGTTTTCTTCCCATGGGGTTCATGGCGGCGATTGGTCCAGCCATTCCCATGAGGCTTCGGCTGCTGCGTCGCCTGCGGACAAAACCGTATGGCTGGGCGCCGGCGGCGGAACGGTTGCGAAGGAGGGGAATTCATCTCGTCATGCGCTGCTCCGGTCCAAGGACGGAAGCTCCGAAAAGCTGGAGCTCAGCGAGTCGCGGAATCAGATCGGGCGTGCGGAAGGAAGCGTAGCCGTAGTGGATCGCTCTCCCGGGGTCTCAAGAATCCATTTGGAGCTGGAGGCCGGTCCATCCGGATGCTTGGCCAAGGATCTCGGCTCCCGCAACGGATCTCTTCTCAACGGCAGGCCGATGGTTCCCTATAAAAGCTACAAGCTGGAGAACGGGGATGTTCTCCAGCTTGCGGGGATCGATGGCTATTCCTATGAGTATGCCGCTCCTCGTTAAAGGAGTTCACTCATGGCGGCTTCCAGGGTCGGATAGCGGAACGCGAAGCCGGCTTCGAGAGCTTTGGCGGGAACGACACGCTGTCCTTCGAGAAGCAGCGCCGATTGCTCCCCGAGAGCCAGCTTGAG encodes:
- a CDS encoding DUF6382 domain-containing protein, with amino-acid sequence MGPLLADFEWNREHEMILSAEGGIGREELDEVELAMLESSIPPSLLPVEWQMWNGQVRFRYKLGGKKMLKHKLTEGAGDASQFYSLMLAVASICEECRSYMLKPENLVLDESCIFVGDSWGDIGLVYLPLVSPPQAVPPLRIRFLAMAARASASVQPDGRLASLMQAIGDDNVPMHDLRSLLLDAASLDEGACASMPSMPSIGVASSRSGAGEEGRFRSWPEQRDRQGSFAWSGTAAREPLCREDEKDLDLGQLLDRKDLFSGRRAGRDVAIVQAPDARASKGKDSIEADEACSLSIADSSRFKGQSKPNKGIVTLAVIAAAALPWKFMYMPDPGNRSLFLCCGTAAVAAGVLIWFWGRNGGIGVERVEEGDAEAEAGLLFVPDSGRLGSGRRWLSPTSDKPTDKPTDKPFAIPSDKPIDLPSKPKFLEQAFGNGLGSTFSEHAVQADRFSSHGVHGGDWSSHSHEASAAASPADKTVWLGAGGGTVAKEGNSSRHALLRSKDGSSEKLELSESRNQIGRAEGSVAVVDRSPGVSRIHLELEAGPSGCLAKDLGSRNGSLLNGRPMVPYKSYKLENGDVLQLAGIDGYSYEYAAPR